A stretch of Myxococcus hansupus DNA encodes these proteins:
- a CDS encoding tetratricopeptide repeat protein, which translates to MAKSMVERYEQLLRQDPTSSVFVELAKALLEKGDAARAIEVCGQGISHHPASIVGRVLWGKGLIQQGRPAEAMEQFDQAISIEKDNPYAYNLIGEVLLQRGLYRSALPILRKAVALQPNDGRVKNWLDQAQQALAGGPAPVFADLMGLEKPAAEEDSPGDEPKAEPPEAPASTVAPMAAARRRAAALGDAAKVKSAGRGEESPDGAGSADGGDDASSGDASEGRAGAEPSGTASSRGAGAEPSGNASSRGAGAEPSGNASSGGAGTDSSGKTSSRSAESAQAGAGASDGASRSGEVPARDAGAALGLLDRRVPVSQTALGSEVPSLDLGLGDDEDAPQQDARHAAPDAPSDGAPADENSDGQDPAARDGEAGQDADAAQAAGSDDALSARDSSSASDAEASRSAAHDEPASVAEAIAADAAASGGMGGLLGDLPPPEPMASTPRAAVTPAGRTSSVGKRSLLEDIPDAAPASGAANAKSKARKPDTETLTAEYEKELRAKLAREAAKTSFIARHGVKVVGAVVGVVVLAIVVVSFINIRANQGGQTLNETLARAEDLILQDTGASLDGALAQLLKAQEMDESSPRVWSLTAWAHALRFADHGEASEDRRQALEALERPGVKDGAPGLVLVTNVLVADERGRTLARSALLGSEQDSTEVHALAGSLLLEAKDEKQALERFDRALRASSSNVRALVALGDYYKASEDFPQAIEMYERARKKSPEHPFARIGQAEARLALYQDLDAALADVAPLAEDPKLAPRLKARQQLVHGELLSAQGKHAEARALLAKGTQGPLAFEFQLALGAASRAAGTLDAAQSAYEAALKLRPKSDEAREGLGRTLLDRDREREVLTRLDADGGRKVALVRGAAYARLGDWKRARAELARTRVNDRYPPEAVSWLALADAAEGNGTQARELLEKALLAAKRPRNDMRLALGQLYWRERAYDKAQQQFEEAQKDPRDYEGACSLGRLMLARGLPDMALKPLTQAVERNGAHGEARDALGRTLLSLGQTPEALKQFEAWQLENPGSAAAHKGFALALYHSGRRKDAEAAVARSVKLTTDDAEAHKLRAAILFAAGDARGGFSALERANKLDPKDADTFCEIALAFMRQGNSNNAEAAFAAARREGPDATCGRVGELYAQLPGGGRGAARTLEDLAARAPSVWDKAFARTTMARALLGAGAVKDARTAADEAVRLAPFDGRAQLALGMVALKQKQEPVAKAALLKAVELEPADGMARLALADLLVREPGELPQAVASYEAFLKLAGGSNEAARVKKALPSLKKKAAR; encoded by the coding sequence ATGGCCAAGTCGATGGTGGAGCGTTACGAGCAGCTCCTCCGGCAGGACCCCACTTCTTCCGTATTCGTCGAACTCGCCAAGGCCCTGCTAGAAAAGGGGGACGCCGCGCGCGCCATCGAGGTCTGCGGACAAGGCATCTCCCACCACCCCGCGTCCATCGTCGGCCGCGTGTTGTGGGGCAAGGGCCTCATCCAACAAGGCCGTCCCGCCGAGGCGATGGAGCAGTTCGACCAGGCCATCTCCATCGAGAAGGACAACCCCTACGCCTACAACCTGATTGGCGAGGTGCTGCTCCAGCGCGGCCTGTACCGGTCCGCGCTGCCCATCCTCCGCAAGGCGGTGGCGCTGCAGCCCAACGATGGGCGCGTGAAGAACTGGTTGGATCAGGCGCAACAGGCGCTGGCGGGTGGGCCCGCCCCCGTGTTCGCGGACCTGATGGGGCTGGAGAAGCCCGCGGCCGAAGAGGACTCGCCTGGCGATGAGCCGAAGGCCGAGCCACCGGAGGCGCCCGCGTCCACCGTGGCGCCCATGGCCGCCGCGCGTCGGCGGGCCGCTGCGCTGGGCGACGCCGCGAAGGTGAAGTCGGCGGGGCGGGGTGAGGAGAGCCCGGACGGCGCGGGTTCCGCCGATGGGGGCGATGATGCTTCCTCGGGGGATGCTTCCGAGGGGCGCGCCGGGGCGGAGCCTTCAGGCACGGCGTCCTCGCGTGGCGCCGGGGCGGAGCCTTCGGGCAACGCGTCCTCGCGTGGCGCTGGGGCGGAGCCTTCGGGCAACGCGTCCTCGGGTGGCGCCGGGACGGATTCTTCAGGCAAGACGTCCTCGCGGAGCGCCGAGTCGGCGCAGGCGGGGGCGGGTGCCTCAGACGGTGCCTCCCGTTCTGGAGAGGTGCCGGCCCGTGATGCAGGCGCGGCGCTGGGGCTGCTGGACCGGCGAGTGCCGGTGTCGCAGACCGCGTTGGGCTCGGAGGTTCCGAGCCTCGACCTCGGCCTGGGTGACGACGAGGACGCGCCCCAGCAAGACGCGCGGCACGCGGCCCCGGATGCGCCTTCCGACGGTGCGCCCGCGGACGAGAACTCCGACGGGCAGGATCCCGCCGCGCGGGATGGCGAGGCGGGGCAGGACGCCGACGCCGCGCAGGCCGCGGGTTCGGATGATGCGCTCTCCGCGCGGGATTCCTCCTCGGCGTCGGACGCGGAGGCGTCTCGGTCCGCGGCACATGACGAACCCGCTTCCGTGGCGGAGGCCATCGCCGCTGATGCCGCGGCGTCTGGTGGCATGGGCGGGCTGCTCGGGGACCTCCCGCCGCCCGAGCCCATGGCGTCGACGCCCCGCGCGGCCGTGACTCCCGCGGGGCGGACCTCGTCGGTCGGCAAGCGCTCCCTGCTCGAGGACATCCCGGATGCGGCTCCTGCTTCAGGAGCGGCGAATGCGAAGTCGAAGGCTCGCAAGCCGGACACGGAAACCCTCACGGCCGAGTACGAGAAGGAGCTCCGGGCCAAGCTGGCGCGCGAGGCCGCGAAGACGTCGTTCATCGCCCGGCACGGCGTGAAGGTCGTCGGCGCCGTCGTGGGCGTGGTGGTGCTGGCCATCGTCGTCGTCAGCTTCATCAACATCCGCGCGAACCAGGGCGGGCAGACGCTGAACGAGACGCTGGCCCGGGCCGAGGACCTCATCCTCCAGGACACGGGCGCGTCGCTGGACGGTGCCCTGGCGCAGTTGCTCAAGGCCCAGGAGATGGATGAAAGCAGCCCCCGCGTCTGGTCGCTGACGGCGTGGGCGCACGCGCTCCGGTTCGCGGACCATGGCGAGGCCTCGGAGGACCGGCGTCAGGCGCTGGAAGCCTTGGAGCGGCCGGGGGTGAAGGACGGTGCGCCGGGGCTGGTGCTCGTCACCAACGTGTTGGTTGCGGACGAGCGCGGACGCACGTTGGCGCGCAGCGCGCTGCTGGGCTCGGAGCAGGACAGCACGGAGGTGCATGCGCTCGCCGGGAGCCTGCTGCTGGAGGCGAAGGACGAGAAGCAGGCGCTCGAACGTTTCGACCGCGCGCTGCGGGCGTCTTCCTCCAACGTCCGCGCGCTGGTGGCCCTGGGGGATTACTACAAGGCTTCCGAGGACTTTCCTCAGGCCATCGAGATGTACGAGCGCGCGCGCAAGAAGTCCCCCGAGCACCCCTTCGCCCGCATCGGTCAGGCGGAGGCCCGGCTCGCGCTGTACCAGGACCTGGACGCCGCGCTGGCGGACGTGGCGCCGCTCGCCGAGGACCCGAAGCTGGCGCCTCGGCTCAAGGCGCGTCAGCAGTTGGTGCACGGCGAGTTGCTGTCCGCGCAGGGCAAGCATGCCGAGGCCCGGGCGCTGCTCGCGAAGGGCACGCAGGGGCCGCTGGCTTTCGAGTTCCAACTGGCGCTCGGTGCCGCCAGCCGCGCGGCCGGAACGCTGGACGCGGCCCAGTCCGCCTATGAGGCCGCGCTCAAGCTGCGGCCGAAGAGCGACGAGGCCCGCGAGGGGTTGGGCCGCACGCTGCTGGACCGCGACCGCGAGCGCGAGGTGCTCACCCGGCTGGACGCGGACGGGGGGCGCAAGGTGGCCCTGGTGCGCGGCGCCGCCTACGCGCGGCTCGGGGACTGGAAGCGGGCTCGCGCGGAGCTGGCGCGGACCCGGGTGAATGACCGTTATCCCCCCGAGGCCGTCTCCTGGCTGGCCCTGGCGGACGCCGCCGAAGGCAACGGCACCCAGGCGCGGGAGCTGCTGGAGAAGGCCCTGCTGGCGGCGAAGCGCCCGCGCAACGACATGCGGCTGGCGCTGGGCCAGCTCTACTGGCGCGAGCGGGCCTACGACAAGGCGCAGCAGCAGTTCGAGGAGGCCCAGAAGGACCCGCGTGACTACGAGGGCGCGTGTTCGCTGGGGCGCCTGATGCTGGCGCGCGGCCTGCCGGACATGGCCCTCAAGCCGCTGACGCAAGCGGTGGAGCGCAACGGCGCGCACGGCGAGGCCCGGGATGCGCTGGGGCGGACGCTGCTGTCGCTGGGACAGACGCCGGAGGCGCTCAAGCAGTTCGAGGCGTGGCAGTTGGAGAACCCCGGCAGCGCGGCGGCGCACAAGGGCTTCGCGCTGGCGCTCTACCACTCGGGCCGCCGCAAGGACGCGGAGGCCGCGGTGGCCCGCTCGGTGAAACTGACGACGGATGACGCCGAGGCGCACAAGCTGCGCGCGGCCATCCTGTTCGCCGCGGGCGACGCGCGGGGCGGCTTCTCCGCGCTGGAGCGCGCCAACAAGTTGGACCCGAAGGACGCGGACACCTTCTGTGAAATCGCGCTGGCCTTCATGCGCCAGGGCAACAGCAACAACGCGGAAGCGGCCTTCGCCGCGGCCCGACGCGAGGGCCCGGACGCCACCTGCGGCCGCGTGGGTGAGCTGTACGCGCAGCTCCCCGGTGGCGGCCGTGGCGCGGCGAGGACCCTCGAGGACCTGGCCGCGCGGGCGCCCTCCGTCTGGGACAAAGCCTTCGCGCGGACCACCATGGCGCGGGCGCTGCTGGGGGCGGGGGCCGTGAAGGATGCCCGCACCGCCGCGGACGAAGCCGTGCGCCTGGCGCCCTTCGACGGGCGGGCGCAGCTCGCCCTGGGCATGGTGGCGCTCAAGCAGAAGCAGGAGCCCGTGGCCAAGGCCGCGCTGTTGAAGGCCGTGGAGCTCGAGCCCGCGGACGGCATGGCGCGGCTGGCGCTTGCGGACCTGCTGGTGCGCGAGCCCGGAGAGCTGCCGCAGGCCGTGGCGTCGTACGAGGCGTTCCTGAAGCTCGCGGGTGGCTCGAATGAGGCGGCGCGCGTGAAGAAGGCCCTGCCCAGCCTCAAGAAGAAGGCGGCGAGGTAG
- a CDS encoding SDR family oxidoreductase: MRPAVVVTGISGNLGRTLAKLLHKHERIIGIDRRPFMGKPKDVEMYELDLRKKKAEDVFRKNEIRAVIHMGIMHDPRMSEEEHHSFNVVGTTRLLEYCAKYGVKKVVVLSSANVYGPSPDNSNFLTEDAPLMAASRFSGVRDLIEVDMLAHSFFWKHPHIETVILRPVHIVGPTIKNAPSNYLRMRRPWMMAGFDPMVQLIHVEDVARAMVEALRPEPKGVYNVVGPGEVPLSSVMRELGNSPIPVPHPVARPLLGMLFKYRLANFPPPELDHIQFLCAVDGNRWVKDVAWKPRHSMRDTIRSVQGD, encoded by the coding sequence ATGAGACCGGCCGTCGTCGTCACGGGCATCAGCGGCAACCTCGGCCGCACCCTCGCGAAGCTGCTGCACAAGCACGAGCGCATCATCGGCATCGACCGGCGCCCCTTCATGGGGAAGCCGAAGGACGTCGAGATGTACGAGCTGGACCTCCGCAAGAAGAAGGCGGAGGACGTGTTCCGGAAGAACGAAATCCGCGCCGTCATCCACATGGGCATCATGCATGACCCGCGGATGAGCGAGGAGGAGCACCACTCCTTCAACGTCGTGGGCACCACGCGCCTCTTGGAGTACTGCGCGAAGTACGGCGTGAAGAAGGTCGTCGTCCTCTCGTCGGCCAACGTCTACGGCCCCAGCCCGGACAACTCCAACTTCCTCACGGAAGACGCGCCGTTGATGGCCGCCAGCCGCTTCTCGGGCGTGCGCGACCTCATCGAAGTGGACATGCTGGCGCACAGCTTCTTCTGGAAGCACCCCCACATCGAGACCGTCATCCTCCGGCCCGTCCACATCGTCGGGCCCACCATCAAGAACGCGCCGTCCAACTACCTGCGCATGCGCCGGCCCTGGATGATGGCGGGCTTCGACCCGATGGTGCAGCTCATCCACGTGGAAGACGTGGCGCGCGCCATGGTGGAGGCGCTCCGCCCCGAGCCCAAGGGCGTCTACAACGTCGTGGGCCCGGGCGAGGTGCCCCTGTCCTCGGTGATGCGGGAGCTGGGGAACTCGCCCATCCCCGTGCCGCACCCGGTGGCGCGCCCGCTGTTGGGCATGCTCTTCAAGTACCGGCTGGCCAACTTCCCGCCGCCGGAGCTGGACCACATCCAGTTCCTGTGTGCGGTGGACGGCAACCGCTGGGTGAAGGACGTCGCCTGGAAGCCGCGCCACTCCATGCGCGACACCATCCGTTCCGTTCAGGGCGACTAG
- a CDS encoding lysophospholipid acyltransferase family protein, which yields MLENVTDRVKKGLREWTDRLANDEQKQRLQALARPGNEYGVDPFGFDLDYSLSAVAPLLWLYRNYFRVEAYGIENVPAGRVLLVSNHSGQLPMDGAMIGVSMMLEASPPRAIRSMVEKWVPSLPYVSTFMARVGQIVGTPENCRRLLESEEAILVFPEGARGINKLWPQRYQLQEFGLGFMRLALETNTPIVPVAVVGAEEQAPALMDLKPVAKLLGFPSFPITPTGLPIPLPTKYRIYFGEPLRFSGRPDDEDSELDKKVRTVKASIQSMLHQGLKERRGVFW from the coding sequence ATGCTGGAGAACGTCACCGACCGAGTGAAGAAGGGCCTGCGCGAGTGGACGGACCGGCTCGCCAATGACGAGCAGAAGCAGCGGCTCCAGGCCCTGGCGCGCCCGGGGAACGAGTACGGGGTGGACCCGTTCGGCTTCGACCTGGACTACAGCCTGTCCGCGGTGGCTCCGCTCCTGTGGCTCTACCGGAACTACTTCCGCGTGGAGGCGTACGGCATCGAGAACGTGCCCGCCGGTCGGGTGCTGCTGGTGTCCAACCACTCCGGCCAGCTCCCCATGGACGGCGCCATGATTGGCGTGTCGATGATGCTGGAGGCCAGCCCGCCCCGCGCCATCCGCAGCATGGTGGAGAAGTGGGTGCCGTCGCTCCCGTACGTGTCCACCTTCATGGCTCGCGTGGGGCAGATTGTCGGCACGCCGGAGAACTGCCGGCGGCTCCTGGAGTCGGAGGAGGCCATCCTCGTCTTCCCGGAGGGTGCCCGCGGCATCAACAAGCTGTGGCCCCAGCGCTACCAGCTCCAGGAGTTCGGCCTGGGCTTCATGCGTCTGGCGCTGGAGACGAACACTCCCATCGTCCCCGTGGCCGTCGTGGGCGCCGAGGAGCAGGCGCCCGCGCTGATGGACCTCAAGCCGGTGGCGAAGCTCCTGGGCTTCCCGTCCTTCCCCATCACCCCCACGGGCCTGCCCATCCCCCTGCCCACCAAGTACCGCATCTACTTCGGCGAGCCGCTGCGCTTCTCCGGACGTCCGGACGACGAGGACAGCGAGCTGGACAAGAAGGTCCGCACGGTGAAGGCGTCCATCCAGTCCATGCTCCACCAGGGCCTCAAGGAGCGCCGGGGCGTGTTCTGGTGA
- a CDS encoding polysaccharide deacetylase family protein encodes MRLASISVDLDSLPHYCRIHGLPESMLDDRARSLVHAVAVPRFRELLDGLGAPGTFFVIGEDLESDPAAAVGMRASHKAGIEVASHSHAHDYALTRRGAEAILQDLSRADAAILAATGARPVGFRAPGYTLNADLYAATAALGYRYGSSAFPAAPYYAAKAAVMGALSVLGRPSRSVLDTPRVLLAPRAPYRPDPAQPYRRGEGTVLELPMTVTPALRFPLIGTFATTLPRASLRQLWRTCRRDTLFNFELHGVDVLDASDGIPPELVRQQRDLRVSASQKMARLREVFGWLKADREVVTLRDAAGRLSATV; translated from the coding sequence GTGCGGCTGGCGTCCATCTCCGTCGACCTCGACTCGCTGCCTCACTACTGCCGGATTCACGGGCTGCCGGAGTCGATGCTCGACGACCGCGCCCGTTCGCTGGTGCACGCGGTGGCGGTGCCCCGCTTCCGCGAGCTGCTGGACGGGCTGGGCGCGCCGGGGACCTTCTTCGTCATTGGCGAGGACCTGGAATCCGACCCCGCCGCCGCGGTGGGCATGCGCGCCTCCCACAAAGCGGGCATCGAGGTGGCCAGCCACAGCCATGCCCACGACTACGCCCTGACGCGGCGGGGGGCGGAGGCCATCCTCCAGGACCTGTCGCGCGCGGACGCGGCCATCCTCGCCGCCACCGGTGCGCGTCCCGTGGGGTTCCGGGCCCCGGGCTACACGTTGAACGCGGACCTGTACGCGGCCACGGCGGCGCTGGGCTACCGCTACGGCTCGTCGGCGTTTCCCGCCGCGCCGTACTACGCGGCCAAGGCGGCGGTGATGGGAGCGCTGTCGGTGCTGGGCCGTCCGTCCCGCTCCGTGCTGGACACGCCCCGCGTGCTGCTGGCGCCCCGGGCGCCGTACCGGCCGGACCCGGCGCAGCCCTACCGTCGGGGCGAGGGCACCGTGCTGGAGCTGCCCATGACGGTGACGCCCGCCCTGCGCTTCCCGCTCATCGGCACCTTCGCCACCACGCTGCCCCGCGCCTCCCTGCGCCAGCTCTGGCGCACGTGCCGCCGGGACACCCTCTTCAACTTCGAACTCCACGGCGTCGACGTGCTGGACGCCTCGGATGGGATTCCCCCGGAGCTGGTCCGGCAGCAGCGGGACCTGCGCGTCAGCGCCTCCCAGAAGATGGCGCGCCTGCGCGAGGTGTTCGGCTGGCTGAAGGCGGATCGCGAGGTCGTCACGCTCCGCGACGCCGCCGGGCGCCTGTCCGCCACGGTGTAG
- a CDS encoding glycosyltransferase family 2 protein: MAPHLTVVIPVYNEESIIASAAEELRQGLDARGLDYEIIFAENGSRDATTTILEDLCAKNPRLRWFHSETPNYGVALKAGILKARGTYVICDEIDLCDLTFYDAALPRLERGEADMVVGSKAAKGASDQRPLIRRAATRVHNKLLKVALGFQGTDTHGLKAFRREALLPVIQKCVVDMDVFASEFVIRAWREGLRVMEIPIQLHEKRQPSIHLFKRVPNVLKNVGKLFYVIRVRGT; the protein is encoded by the coding sequence ATGGCCCCGCACCTCACCGTCGTCATTCCTGTCTACAACGAGGAGTCCATCATCGCCTCGGCGGCGGAGGAGTTGCGCCAGGGGCTGGATGCACGCGGGCTCGACTACGAAATCATCTTCGCGGAGAACGGCTCGCGCGACGCGACGACCACCATCCTCGAGGACCTGTGCGCGAAGAATCCGCGCCTGCGCTGGTTCCATTCGGAGACGCCCAACTACGGGGTGGCGCTCAAGGCCGGCATCCTCAAGGCCCGAGGCACCTACGTCATCTGCGATGAAATCGACCTGTGCGACCTGACCTTCTACGACGCGGCGCTGCCGCGGCTGGAGCGGGGCGAGGCGGACATGGTGGTGGGCTCCAAGGCGGCCAAGGGCGCCAGTGATCAGCGCCCGCTGATTCGCCGGGCCGCTACGCGGGTGCACAACAAGCTGCTGAAGGTGGCGCTGGGCTTCCAGGGCACCGACACGCACGGCCTGAAGGCGTTCCGCCGCGAGGCGCTGCTGCCCGTCATCCAGAAGTGCGTGGTGGACATGGACGTGTTCGCCAGCGAGTTCGTCATCCGCGCGTGGCGCGAGGGGCTCCGCGTGATGGAGATTCCCATCCAGCTCCACGAGAAGCGTCAGCCGTCCATCCACCTGTTCAAGCGCGTGCCCAACGTGCTCAAGAACGTGGGCAAGTTGTTCTACGTCATCCGCGTGCGCGGGACCTGA
- a CDS encoding protoporphyrinogen/coproporphyrinogen oxidase translates to MEPIVILGAGLAGLSTAHFLNKPWRLIEKSDRVGGLIKTEVIQGCYFDPTGHWLHLRDPEIQALVNTLWLPDQMVRIQRKAGIFTRGVFTRFPYQVNTHGLPPEVVAENLTGYVEAVYGEKGRALREREPTNFEEFILRYMGEGFAKNFMVPYNQKLWTVHPREMSAAWVGRFVPRPNLKEVVDGALGAGSDAVGYNASFLYPREGGIESLARAMLSHLKGGQLSTHTEPTSVDWKARKVTLSDGTVQPYAGLVSSISLPGLVKLLAQSESGVPDAVQAAAKQLRATTVTYVAVGAKGANRQPWHWIYLPEPEFHTYRIGSPSAVYAPLAPPDTSTFYVEYSHHGELSPAAAEKYAVEDLVRSQMIHSADDVLFAQAREIPHAYVLYDEAYGPAKTEILRFLEHAGIQIAGRYGQWEYSSMEDAILAGRACARTLNG, encoded by the coding sequence ATGGAACCCATCGTCATTCTGGGCGCGGGCCTCGCGGGCCTGTCCACCGCCCACTTCCTGAACAAGCCCTGGCGACTCATCGAGAAGTCCGACCGGGTCGGCGGTCTCATCAAGACCGAGGTCATCCAGGGGTGTTATTTCGACCCCACCGGTCACTGGCTCCACTTGAGGGATCCGGAGATCCAGGCCCTGGTGAACACGCTGTGGCTGCCGGATCAGATGGTCCGCATCCAGCGCAAGGCGGGCATCTTCACGCGCGGCGTCTTCACCCGCTTCCCGTACCAGGTGAACACGCACGGCCTGCCACCGGAGGTGGTGGCGGAGAACCTCACCGGCTACGTCGAGGCCGTCTACGGTGAGAAGGGCCGTGCGCTGCGCGAGCGCGAGCCGACCAACTTCGAGGAGTTCATCCTCCGCTACATGGGGGAGGGCTTCGCGAAGAACTTCATGGTGCCCTACAACCAGAAGCTCTGGACGGTGCACCCGCGCGAGATGTCCGCCGCCTGGGTGGGCCGCTTCGTGCCGCGCCCCAACCTCAAGGAAGTGGTGGATGGGGCCCTGGGCGCCGGCAGCGACGCCGTGGGCTACAACGCGTCCTTCCTGTACCCGCGCGAGGGCGGCATCGAGAGCCTCGCCCGCGCCATGCTCAGCCACCTGAAGGGCGGTCAGCTCAGCACGCACACCGAGCCCACCTCCGTCGATTGGAAGGCCCGGAAGGTGACGCTGTCGGACGGCACCGTGCAGCCCTATGCGGGGTTGGTGTCCAGCATCTCGCTGCCGGGGCTGGTGAAGCTGCTGGCCCAGAGCGAGTCCGGTGTGCCCGACGCGGTGCAGGCCGCGGCGAAGCAGCTTCGCGCCACCACCGTCACCTACGTGGCCGTGGGCGCCAAGGGCGCCAACCGCCAGCCCTGGCATTGGATCTACCTGCCGGAGCCGGAGTTCCACACGTACCGCATCGGCTCGCCCTCCGCCGTGTACGCGCCGCTGGCGCCGCCGGACACGTCCACGTTCTACGTGGAGTACAGCCACCACGGTGAGCTGTCCCCGGCCGCCGCGGAGAAGTACGCCGTGGAGGACCTGGTGCGCTCGCAGATGATTCACTCCGCGGACGACGTTCTCTTCGCCCAGGCGCGCGAGATTCCCCACGCCTACGTGCTCTACGACGAGGCCTATGGTCCGGCGAAGACGGAGATTCTGCGCTTCCTGGAGCATGCCGGAATCCAGATTGCCGGCCGCTACGGGCAGTGGGAGTACTCCTCCATGGAGGACGCCATCCTCGCTGGGCGTGCGTGCGCGAGGACACTCAACGGTTGA